A region of the Dioscorea cayenensis subsp. rotundata cultivar TDr96_F1 unplaced genomic scaffold, TDr96_F1_v2_PseudoChromosome.rev07_lg8_w22 25.fasta BLBR01000112.1, whole genome shotgun sequence genome:
TCAACATCCTCTTCCATTCTTCAATCTCATCAATGGCTTTCTCTAATAATACCATCTTTTTACCGATCATTTTCATCCTATTCCTCAACACTTGTCCTACCACTGCACTACATTCATCTCTAACAAAACAAGCATCCATTCTAGTCTTATTCAAGCAGTATCTCCACACTCCAAACTCTATCCTCAAGACTTGGAACATAGCAAATGCTCCATCTCTATGTTCTTGGACCGGTGTTCGCTGTGATGAATCAACAAAGACTACAGTAGTTTCTCTAGACATATCCAACTTGAATATAACTGGTATCATTTCCCCGGCAATCTCCGAGCTCAACAGCCTTACTTATCTCTCCGTCGCCGGCAATTTACTCTCCGGTGAGTTCCCAAGCAGCATTGCTAATCTTCAAAGCTTGAGACATCTCAACATATCTAACAACCAGTTCAATGGTACACTTTCTTGGAACTTCTCTTCCATGCTCAACTTGGAAGTTTTAGACACTTACAACAACAATCTATATGGAACACTTCCTATGAATCTCACTCAACTGCCAAAACTCCGGCATTTAGACCTCGGAGGCAACTACTTCTCTGGTGAGATTCCGTCGAGCTATGGCCAGTTTAGATCGGTAAGCTATTTATCGCTTGCCGGCAATGACTTAGGTGGATACATTCCCCTGGAGATCGGAAACCTCACCACATTGAAGCAGTTATACTTAGGCTACTACAATAAGTTCGAAGGCGGGATTCCGGTGGAGTTGAAGAACTTGTTTAATCTCATTCATCTTGATCTGTCTAGCTGTGGATTACGAGGAAAGATACCTCCTGAATTCGGTGATCTTCTGAAACTAGACACTCTCTTCTTACAATTCAATCAGCTAACTGGTGTTATTCCTCCTCAACTTGGAAACTTAAGCAGTTTGAGGTTTCTCGATCTTTCAAACAATGTGCTTACCGGAGAAATTCCCCGAGAATTCTCCAAGCTCAGAAACTTAACTTTGTTGCATCTCTTCATCAACCGATTTCACGGTGAGATACCGAAGTTTATCGCTGATTTGCCTAACTTGGCTGTACTAATGCTATGGCAGAACAACTTCACCGGCATTATCCCCCCGGAGCTTGGAAGCAATGGGTTACTAAAAGAGCTTGATTTATCGACGAACAAGCTCACCGGTGTAATCCCGAAAGCTCTCTGCTATGGAAGGAAGCTTGAGAAGCTCATTCTTCTCAACAACTTCCTTTTCGGTCCCTTGCCTGATGATCTTGGACAATGCACTACTCTATGGAGAGTTCGAATGGGTCAGAATTACTTAACAGGATCGATTCCTCCTGGTTTTCTTTATCTTCCTGAGTTGTTACTTATGGAGTTGCAGAACAATTATCTCACTGGAAAGATCACCGATGAACCGATGAAAAAACCTGTGAAGCTAGGCCAGATGAATCTGTCTAATAACCGATTGTTCGGTCAGCTTCCGGCCTCTATAGGAAACTTCTCGGCGTTGCAGATTCTTTCACTCAATGGCAACCAATTCACAGGAGAGATTCCTTCTCAATTAGGCCAATTGAAACAGGCCTTGAAGATTGATTTGAGTAGGAACAACTTCACTGGGAGAGTTCCTCAAGAGATTGGAGATTGTTCATTGCTCACTTATTTGGATTTGAGCCAGAATCAGCTCAATGGTCCACTACCAACTCAGCTGTCTCAAATCAGGATCCTGAATTACCTCAATGTGTCTTGGAATCACTTGAATGAGAGCATTCCAAGAGAGATTGGAAGCATGAAGAGTCTCACTTCTGTTGATTTCTCACACAACGAATTCTCGGGGAGGATACCAGAGACAGGGCAGTTTGCTTACTTCAATGCATCGTCTTTTGTCGCTAATCCTCAGCTCTGTGGTTCACTTTCGAATCCGTGCAACCTCTCAGCAGCTTCTACATTCATACCAGAACAAAAACATGGAGTGAAGTCTCAACTCCCTGGAAAATTTAAGCTTCTTTTCGCTCTTGGATTGCTAACATGCTCACTGGTTTTCGCTACGACAGTTGTGATCAAGACAAGATCAATGATGAAGAGAAACTCAGAGTCATGGAAACTGACTGCATTCCAAAAACTTGATTTCGCGAGTGA
Encoded here:
- the LOC120253523 gene encoding leucine-rich repeat receptor-like serine/threonine-protein kinase BAM3; the encoded protein is MAFSNNTIFLPIIFILFLNTCPTTALHSSLTKQASILVLFKQYLHTPNSILKTWNIANAPSLCSWTGVRCDESTKTTVVSLDISNLNITGIISPAISELNSLTYLSVAGNLLSGEFPSSIANLQSLRHLNISNNQFNGTLSWNFSSMLNLEVLDTYNNNLYGTLPMNLTQLPKLRHLDLGGNYFSGEIPSSYGQFRSVSYLSLAGNDLGGYIPLEIGNLTTLKQLYLGYYNKFEGGIPVELKNLFNLIHLDLSSCGLRGKIPPEFGDLLKLDTLFLQFNQLTGVIPPQLGNLSSLRFLDLSNNVLTGEIPREFSKLRNLTLLHLFINRFHGEIPKFIADLPNLAVLMLWQNNFTGIIPPELGSNGLLKELDLSTNKLTGVIPKALCYGRKLEKLILLNNFLFGPLPDDLGQCTTLWRVRMGQNYLTGSIPPGFLYLPELLLMELQNNYLTGKITDEPMKKPVKLGQMNLSNNRLFGQLPASIGNFSALQILSLNGNQFTGEIPSQLGQLKQALKIDLSRNNFTGRVPQEIGDCSLLTYLDLSQNQLNGPLPTQLSQIRILNYLNVSWNHLNESIPREIGSMKSLTSVDFSHNEFSGRIPETGQFAYFNASSFVANPQLCGSLSNPCNLSAASTFIPEQKHGVKSQLPGKFKLLFALGLLTCSLVFATTVVIKTRSMMKRNSESWKLTAFQKLDFASDDIVECLKENSIIGRGGAGIVYRGTMPNGEQVAVKRLLGITKGSSHDNGFSAEIQTLGKIRHRNIVRLLAFCSNKDTKLLVYEYMPNGSLGEVLHGKRGAYLNWGTRLKIAIEAARGLCYLHHDCSPLILHRDVKSNNILLDAEYEAHVADFGLAKFLRDTGTSECMSAIAGSYGYIAPEYAYTLKVDEKSDVYSFGVVLLELITGKKPVGDFGEEGVDIVQWARMSTNWSKEGVVRIMDPRLVNVPMEEAMQVFFVGMLCVQEHSVERPTMREVVQMLEQAKKTDIFQSIP